The genomic DNA TGGTGGCACCGGCGAAGATGGAGACGAACCGGCCCTTCGAGACGTCCGCCCGGAGGTCCTTGACGAAGTCGTAGGCCTGCACGGGCTGGACGAGCGTCCCGAGTTCGGTCAGCGAGTCGATGAGGACCAGCCCCTCGTCGACCATGTCGCGCGCCTCCAGCGCGTTGTCCAGCTTGTTCCGGACCTCGCCCAGGTCCGACGGGTCGCGGATGGTCGTTGTCGCGTCGGTCGCCACGTCGTAGAGGTGGGCGTTCCACTCGTCCATCCGGTCGAACATCCGGTCGCGGTCCGAGAGCCGGTAGGTGAAGCAGTCGACGATGTGGAGTTGCCCGGACTCCAGGTACGGGAGGACGTTCCAGTCCAGCGTGAGGAACTGCTGGACGACGCTGGCGGGCGGCTCCTGGAAGGAGACCACCACGGCGGGCTCGCCGCGCTGGAGCGCCCGCCAGACGAGTTCGGCGTGCACCGCACGGTCACGGACACCGGCCTCGCCCGCCAGGAGGACGAACGCGTTCCGGGGGAACCCCTGGGGGAGCGAACTGTCCAGCGCCGCCACGCCCGGGCGGACGCGGCGGTGGCCGCCGCCGACGGTCGTGTCGTAGTCGGCGCCCGCGAGCGCGTCCGCGCACGCCTCCGAGCAGCAGCGGTACGTCTCCCCGTCCGCGGTCACCTCGACCCCCTCGGTCGGGATGGGCTGTTCGCAGAACGCGCACCGCTCGCCCGCGTGTGGGTGGCCGGATTCGGGCTCCGTGTCGCCGCCGTCAGCGGGGGGCGCTGACGAGGCCCGGCCTCCGCGCTCGCCCTCTCCGGCGGTCGACCGGCGCTCGTCGGTCATGTCCACTGTTTGGGGTTCCAGCGTAGAAGGGGGTTGCGGTCCCCGCTGTTCGAGCCGGTTCCCGAGCGATTCGAGCGCCCTCACGCGGTTTTCGAGATGTGTCACCGTCCAGTTAGTTCCGGCAGGCCGTCGCCGGCTGGCGGTTCGGCGCTCGCCACGCTGTGGCACCCATCCCCACCGGACCGAGGCCTTTAACCGCGAACCGGGCCCATCCCACGGTAATGCCCAGCGGGAGCTACGACCCCGACGCGGTCGAACCGGCCTGGCAGGACCGGTGGGTCGACGCCGCCACCTACGCCTACGAGTCGGTCGACGATCCGGACCTGTCCTTCAGCATCGACACGCCACCACCGACGGTCTCGGGCGACCTGCACTGGGGCCACGTCTACGGCGCCACCCTGCAGGACTTCGTCGCCCGGTTCCAGCGGATGCACGGCAACGAGGTGTTCTTCCCCTTCGGCTACGACGACAACGGCATCGCGAGCGAGCGGCTCACCGAGGAGGAACTCGGTATCGAGCACTCGAACTTCGAGCGCCGGGAGTTCCAGCGCAAGTGCCGCGAGGTCTGTGCCGAGTACGAGGCCGACTTCACGGAGAAGATGCAGAGCCTCGGCGTCTCCATCGACTGGGACCACACCTACCAGACCATCGAACCCCGCGTCCAGCGCATCTCCCAGCGCTCGTTCATCGACCTCTACGAGCAGGGCCGCGAGTACCGGCGGCGCGCCCCCACCATCTGGTGTCCGGACTGTGCGACCGCCATCTCCCAGGTCGAGACCGAGGACGACGAACGCGGCAGCCACTTCCACGACATCGAGTTCCAGGTCGTGGATTCCGAGGAAGCGTTCACCATCTCCACGACGCGGCCCGAACTCCTGCCCGCGTGCGTCTCCGTCTTCGTCCACCCGGACGACGACGAGAACGAGCACCTCGTCGGCGAGGAGGCGAGGATTCCGCTCTTCGGCCAGGAGGTCCCCATCATCGAGGACGAGCGCGTCGACATGGAGACGGGCAGCGGGGTCGTCATGTGCTGTACCTTCGGTGACCAGACGGACATCGAGTGGTACCAGGCCCACGACCTCCCGCTCCGCATCGCCATCGACGAGACCGGCACGATGACCGAGCAGGCCGGCGAGTACCAGGGGATGGATTCGGGCGAGGCCCGGGAGGCCATCGTCGCGGACCTCGACGAGGCCGGCGCGCTGCTGGACAAGCGCGCCATCACCCACACTGTCAACGTCCACGAGCGCTGTGGCACGCCCGTCGAGTTCCTCGTCACCGAGCAGTGGTACGTCGAGATCCTCGACCGGAAGGAGGAGTACCTGCAGGCCGGCCGGGAGATGGACTGGTACCCGGAGAAGATGTTCACCCGGTACAAGCACTGGATCGAGGGGCTGGAGTGGGACTGGTGCATCTCGCGCCAGCGCTCCTCGGGCATCCCGTTCCCGGTCTGGTACTGTGCCGATTGCGACGCGGAGATCGTCGCGGAGAAGGCCGACCTGCCGGTCGACCCCCTCTCCGACGACCCGCCGGTCGACGCGTGCCCGGAATGCGGTCACGACGAGTTCGTCCCCGAGGACGATGTCTTCGACACCTGGGCCACCTCCTCGCTGACGCCGCTCATCAACGCCGGCTGGGCCGAGGGCGACGACGACCCCGACTCCGACGCGATGGCCCACCCCGAACTCTACCCGATGGACATGCGGCCGCAGGGCCACGACATCATCTCGTTCTGGCTGTTCCACACGGTCGTCAAGTGCTACGAGCACACCGGCGAGCCGCCGTTCGAGTCGGTCATGATCAACGGGATGGTGCTCGACGAGAACCGCGAGAAGATGTCCAAGTCGAAGGGCAACATCGTCGCGCCCGACTCCGTGCTGGAGAAGTACCCCGTCGACGCCGCCCGGTACTGGGCCGCCGGCTCCAGCGTCGGCGACGACCTCCCCTACAAGGAGAAGGGCATCGTCGCGGGCGAGCGCCTGCTCCAGAAGCTCTGGAACGCCTCCAAGCTCGTTGACGAACTCGCACCCGCCGACGAGGTGCCCGACGAGCAGCCCGAGCTGGCGGCGCTGGACGAGTGGCTGCTCGCCCGCCTCGACGAGGAGGTCGAGCGCGCCGCCACCCACCTCGAGAACCGTTCGTTCTCGAAGTACCGGGACTCCCTGCGGTCGTTCTTCTGGCACACGTTCTGCGACGACTACCTCGAGATCGCGAAGGGCCGCATCCGCGAGACCGACGACGCGGGGGCGCGCTACACCCTGCGTGTCGCCCACGAACGGTTCCTCAAGCTGTTCGCACCCGTCCTCGCGCACGTCACCGAGGAGCTGTGGCACGAGATGTACGTCGACGCCGACGCGGTCGGGGCCGAGGACGCCGCGGCCGCGGATGGGGGTGAGGCCGGAGGCCGAGCCTCGTCGGACCAGCGGTCCGACGGTGGTGCCGCAGTCGACTCCATCCACCGGACGGACTGGCCCGAGCCGCTCGGCCTCGACGCCGACATCGAGGGCGGCGAGCGCGCGCTGGAGGTCGTCGGTGCCCTGCGGAAGTACAAGTCCGAGCGCGACCTCGCGCTGAACACGGAGCTCGACCGCGTCGAGGTGTACGGCGACGTGGCCGACTACGTCGACGACATCGCCCGCGCGATGCACGTCGCGGACCTCGAACTGCTGGACGAGGCGCCCGCCGTCGAGACGGTCGTGACGGGGATCGACCTCGACTACTCCGTCGTCGGCCCGGAGTTCGGCGGCGACGTCCCGGACATCGAGGCCGCCATCGGGTCCGGCGAGTACGTCCTCGAGGGCGAGGGCGACGACGCGACGCTCATCGCCGGCGAGCACGAACTGACCGCCGAGATGTTCGACGTCGAGGAGGAGCGCCGCTACGACGGCGACGGCGACCTGCTGGAGACCGACGGCGCCGTGGTCATCGTCGGGTAGCGCGGCGACGACCGCCAGCGTCGTGGCACAACTGACGGCAGATATTCTTCTAATCTCGGCGTTTTCGAGTAGAAACTACAAACAGATTCATAAATTCGAATATTTGTCTGAAATCAACCACTTACACGTGGAGCTGTTCGGTTCGAACGGTGAACCGCCAGCCGCCCGCCGGTGAGTGCGACAACGAGGTCGTCCAGCCGTGGACGACGGCCAGCGGCGAGACGAGGCTCATCTCGAACAGCATCCGGCCGTCGGGACCGATGGACGGTTCCTCGAACGCCTCGCCCGGTGGCTCCGGAAGGGGGGCCGGCCGGTCGTCGTCCACGTAGAACTCGCGGTCGCCGAGCCGGACGCTGACCTCGGCCGCCCCGGCCCCCACGGCGTTCCGGAACAGCGACGAGAGGAGTAGTTCGGCCTCCTCCCGGTAGCACAGGACCGGAAACTCGTCCACGAGGGCGAGCGACGCGTCCTCGTGCTCGATTCCGTCCCAGGCCGCCCGCGCCAGGTCGTCGACGGCCACCTTCTCGTACGCCGGGGGCTGCCCGGACAGTTCGAGCAGGTCCCGCGAGTCGTCGACCGTCTCCTGGATGCGCGCGAGCGCCCGCAGGACTGGTTCGAGTCGCTCGCGCTCGGCCGGGTCGGGGAACAGTTCGGTGAGCCAGCCGTCCGCGATGCCCACCGCGTTGCGCATGTCGTGGAGCAGGACGCGGGTCAGGGTGGCCGCCCGCTCGCGGTGGGCCTCGGTCATGAGGGCGGCGAGTTTCTCGTCGGTGATGTTCTCGTGGGAGACGACGCAGTAGCGACGCCCCTCGAGTTCGACACCGGCCACGTACATCCGGAACCACCGGAGTTCGTCCGGCCCGTGGCAGGGGTACTCCATCGAGAAACTCGGCCGGTCGCCCTCGACGACCGCGGTGACGCCGTCGTAGGCGTGGCTGGCGAACAGGTCGTGCGCGCCCCGCTGCTCGGGCAGGTACGGCTGCCCGACGCCGTGGTCGTCGTAATTGAGGTCGTTCCGGGTCCCGTACTCCCGCCAGGCCTCGTTCACCCACTGGATGACCCCGTCGTCGTCGAGGATCGCGACGTTGAGTGGGAACTGGTCCAGTACCCGTAGTGCCACGCTCCCCCCGAGTTCCATGCGAAAACGAGGTCCGACAGAGCAATAAATCGTTGGACTATGTTGACGTAGCTCAGTCGTCCACGCTCATCGGCTCCGGCGACCGGCTCCGTGAGATCCCGGTCTCGTCCCGGACCTCGTCCGGGCCGTAGCGCCGCGTCCACAGCACCAGCAGCGCGGGCAGCACCACCACGGCACCGACGAACGAGTAGGCGATGGTGAGCGCGGTGATGACGCCGAACTGCTGGAGCGGAACGAGGATGGCGAACGCGAGGACGCCGACGCCCGCGATGTCGGTGATGGCCGAGCCGAGCATCGCGCCGCCCGAGCCCAGCACCGCGGTCTCCAGCGCCGCGCCCATGTCGCCCTGCGCGTGCAGCTCCTGCATGTACCGCTCGGAGAGGTGGATGGCGTAGTCCACCCCGATGCCGATGGTGAACGACGTGATGAGTGCCGTCATCACGTTGAACGGGATGCCCAGGACGTACATCGTCCCGAGGATCCACGCGACGGCCATCCCGATGGGGAGGAGCGTCACCGCCCCGAGCGAGGGGTAGTCCTCCGTCCGGCGGTAGACGAGGACGAGGATGACGAGGACGATGCTCAGCGTGATGGCCAGACCCTTGTTGACCGTCCCGAGGAGCTGTGCGGCGACGGCCTGGTTCTTGATGGGCTGGCCGGTCGCGACCGTCCGGAGGCCGTCGCCCTGGACCGGCGCGGAGGCGTTGCGCACGCGCTCGGTGATCTCGGACTCCGAGTAGGTCCCGTTGACGGGGATCTTCACCCGGAGCGCGACGTACTCGCCGTCCTCGCGGGCGACCATCGTCTCCGCGGCCGCGGGGGCGACCTCGTAGAGCGTGTCGTAGACCCGTTCGAGGTTCCGGTCGGGGATGCCGTTGTCGTCCGTGTCGGCCTCGCGCAGCACGCGGGCGAACGTCTCGTTGCGCTCGGCGACCGTCTGCATCAGCCGCGAGGGCGTCTGTGTGGCGTAGGTCTCGTCCGGGAGCTGGAGCGCGACGCCGGTCTCGTTGACGCGGTCGCCGGCCTGCTGGGCCCGCTCCAGCGCCCGGTCGCCCGTCACCTCCCCCCGGATGACGTACTGGGTGAACGTGCCGTCGTAGATGAAGCCCGCCTCCTCGACGTAGTCGAGGTTGTCCTGTGCGGTGTAGTTGGCGGGCTGGAAGGCGGGCGGGAGGTCCTCGGCCCAGCCGGGGACGTCGCCGTCGTCGACCAGCAGGTCGTCCTGCTCGAACTGGTTGGAGACCTGCGTGGCGCCGGCGATGCCGCCGACCGTCGCCAGCAGCGCCAGCCCGACGACGGCCCACGGCGTCCGCCGGGCGAACGCGACGATGGTCCCGAGGAACGACTCGAACCGACCCTGCGTCCCGAACGCGGCCCGGCGGCGGTCGTGGCCCCGGGCCTCGAGGAAGCGGTCGACCTCGACCTTCAGCGCGGGGACGAACGCGCCGAAGACGACCAGGGCCGCGACGATGCCGACCGCACTCACGATGCCGAACTCGCGGATGGGGCCGACCCCGCTGGTGAGGTTCGCGAGGAAGCCGGTCGCGGTGGTCAGCGTCACCAGCGCGAGCGCCGTCCCCACCCCACCGAGCGCGACGGCCATCGTCCCCATGATGTCGTCCGGCGGCCCACGTGCCGCCCCGGACGGGCCACCGGGCGGGTCGGGGTCGTCGCCGCCCGGGGCCGTGGCCCCGCCGGCGTCGTCCGGGGTGGTCGGCTGGCCCGGGGACGGGTCGGCGTCCGCGGTGGTGTCCTCGTCGACATCCGCGGTCGTGTCCCCGTCTGCGTCCGCGGTCGTTTCCTCATCGGCGCCCGCGTCCGCCCCGGCCGTCTCCGAGTCGGTGTCGCCGCCGAAGACGAACCCCCCCTCCACGTCCGCGTCGTCGGCCGCCTCGCCCGCACCCGCGTCGCCGTCCGCCTCGTCTCCGTCCTCGGGAGGGTGGCCGCCGTCGGTCCTGGCGCCCCCGTCCGCGGTCGCGCCGCGGGCGCTGGGGGACGTGTGCCGGTCGGTGTCCCCGCTCGCCCCGGGTGGGCGCTCCTCGCGGTGGCGCATGAAGACGTGGATGGCGTAGTCCACGGAGAGACCCATCAGCAGGACCGGGACGGCGACGAACAGCTGGTTGAACGTGATGTCCAGCCAGCCCATGAAGCCGAACGCCCACGTCAGGACCATCCCGACGCCCAGCAGGCCGAGCGCCGCGTCCACGAGGTCACGGTAGGCGAACAGCAGCACGAGGACCATCAACAGCAGCGCGAACGGGCCGACGATGGTGAGGCTGTCCAGCGATGACTGCCGGAGTTCGGCGTTGATGATGCCGTTGCCGACGATGACCGCGTCGCGGTTCGAGGCCGACAGCTCGTCGTTGGCGATCCGCTGTGCGGTGAGCTGTGCGGCGGTGAGGTTCTTCGGGTCCGTCTCCTCGTCGTGCGAGAGGACGATACCCGTCGCGGGGGCGGTCTTGTCGTTGCCGCCGTAGCTGAGCGGGACGAACGCGAAGCCGCCGCCCTGGGGCCAGGTGTGCTCGGGGTCCGACAGCACCTCGCCGATGGCGTAGGTGGTGTAGAGGCGGCGCTCGAACTCCGAGACGTTACGGATCGCGGCCTTCTGTTCCGCCAGCGTCGGCCGCGGCTCGATGTCCATCTCGTCGACGGGGACCCCCTGGTCGTCCCGGACGGCGATGATGGCGACGGCGTTGGCCATGGATATCGGCCGCTGCTCGGCCACCAGGGTCCGGTTGACGGTCTCGTTGGCCAGCAACCGCTCCTGGATGCGCAACACCGTCAGATAGCCCTCCGCCGTGAGGACGTTCCGCTCGGTCGCGCCGACGGAGTCGTTCCGGGTGTCCCGGACGACCAGCAGCGACTGCTCGACGCCGGCGGCGGAGCCGGACATCTCCCGCTCGACGAAGTCGTCCGCCGCGGCCGGTTCGGTGCCGCCGCGGAACTGTTCGAGCGAGGTCGACAGTTCGACGGAGGGAGCCGCGGCACCCAGCAGGAGCGTGGCCGCGAGCACGACGACGATGGTGAGCCGCCGGCGCTCGTCGACGAGGAGACGCGCGAACTCCCGGGGACTTCTCACGGTGACACCCCCGGGCGGGTGGCGGGGCCGTGCGACGTGGGCAGCGATGGAGGACGGGCGTGCACGTTCACCCCATCCCTCCGTGTCCCCCGACTTAGGCGCTTTGCCGCCTGGAGACGGGGGTACTTGAGCGGTCGTCCGGCGCGGTGGCACACGGGAGGCCCGGTCCGCGAACGTTTTAGTCGGGTGCCGCGCAAGGCGCGAGCATGGAGATCGAGTACGAGCCGGTGAGCGTCAAGGAGGTTCTGGCGGAGATGAAAGACACCGCCGAACTGCTCATCGACCTCTCGTACTCGGCGGTCCTCCTC from Haloglomus litoreum includes the following:
- a CDS encoding MMPL family transporter gives rise to the protein MRSPREFARLLVDERRRLTIVVVLAATLLLGAAAPSVELSTSLEQFRGGTEPAAADDFVEREMSGSAAGVEQSLLVVRDTRNDSVGATERNVLTAEGYLTVLRIQERLLANETVNRTLVAEQRPISMANAVAIIAVRDDQGVPVDEMDIEPRPTLAEQKAAIRNVSEFERRLYTTYAIGEVLSDPEHTWPQGGGFAFVPLSYGGNDKTAPATGIVLSHDEETDPKNLTAAQLTAQRIANDELSASNRDAVIVGNGIINAELRQSSLDSLTIVGPFALLLMVLVLLFAYRDLVDAALGLLGVGMVLTWAFGFMGWLDITFNQLFVAVPVLLMGLSVDYAIHVFMRHREERPPGASGDTDRHTSPSARGATADGGARTDGGHPPEDGDEADGDAGAGEAADDADVEGGFVFGGDTDSETAGADAGADEETTADADGDTTADVDEDTTADADPSPGQPTTPDDAGGATAPGGDDPDPPGGPSGAARGPPDDIMGTMAVALGGVGTALALVTLTTATGFLANLTSGVGPIREFGIVSAVGIVAALVVFGAFVPALKVEVDRFLEARGHDRRRAAFGTQGRFESFLGTIVAFARRTPWAVVGLALLATVGGIAGATQVSNQFEQDDLLVDDGDVPGWAEDLPPAFQPANYTAQDNLDYVEEAGFIYDGTFTQYVIRGEVTGDRALERAQQAGDRVNETGVALQLPDETYATQTPSRLMQTVAERNETFARVLREADTDDNGIPDRNLERVYDTLYEVAPAAAETMVAREDGEYVALRVKIPVNGTYSESEITERVRNASAPVQGDGLRTVATGQPIKNQAVAAQLLGTVNKGLAITLSIVLVILVLVYRRTEDYPSLGAVTLLPIGMAVAWILGTMYVLGIPFNVMTALITSFTIGIGVDYAIHLSERYMQELHAQGDMGAALETAVLGSGGAMLGSAITDIAGVGVLAFAILVPLQQFGVITALTIAYSFVGAVVVLPALLVLWTRRYGPDEVRDETGISRSRSPEPMSVDD
- a CDS encoding valine--tRNA ligase, coding for MPSGSYDPDAVEPAWQDRWVDAATYAYESVDDPDLSFSIDTPPPTVSGDLHWGHVYGATLQDFVARFQRMHGNEVFFPFGYDDNGIASERLTEEELGIEHSNFERREFQRKCREVCAEYEADFTEKMQSLGVSIDWDHTYQTIEPRVQRISQRSFIDLYEQGREYRRRAPTIWCPDCATAISQVETEDDERGSHFHDIEFQVVDSEEAFTISTTRPELLPACVSVFVHPDDDENEHLVGEEARIPLFGQEVPIIEDERVDMETGSGVVMCCTFGDQTDIEWYQAHDLPLRIAIDETGTMTEQAGEYQGMDSGEAREAIVADLDEAGALLDKRAITHTVNVHERCGTPVEFLVTEQWYVEILDRKEEYLQAGREMDWYPEKMFTRYKHWIEGLEWDWCISRQRSSGIPFPVWYCADCDAEIVAEKADLPVDPLSDDPPVDACPECGHDEFVPEDDVFDTWATSSLTPLINAGWAEGDDDPDSDAMAHPELYPMDMRPQGHDIISFWLFHTVVKCYEHTGEPPFESVMINGMVLDENREKMSKSKGNIVAPDSVLEKYPVDAARYWAAGSSVGDDLPYKEKGIVAGERLLQKLWNASKLVDELAPADEVPDEQPELAALDEWLLARLDEEVERAATHLENRSFSKYRDSLRSFFWHTFCDDYLEIAKGRIRETDDAGARYTLRVAHERFLKLFAPVLAHVTEELWHEMYVDADAVGAEDAAAADGGEAGGRASSDQRSDGGAAVDSIHRTDWPEPLGLDADIEGGERALEVVGALRKYKSERDLALNTELDRVEVYGDVADYVDDIARAMHVADLELLDEAPAVETVVTGIDLDYSVVGPEFGGDVPDIEAAIGSGEYVLEGEGDDATLIAGEHELTAEMFDVEEERRYDGDGDLLETDGAVVIVG
- a CDS encoding PAS domain-containing protein, giving the protein MELGGSVALRVLDQFPLNVAILDDDGVIQWVNEAWREYGTRNDLNYDDHGVGQPYLPEQRGAHDLFASHAYDGVTAVVEGDRPSFSMEYPCHGPDELRWFRMYVAGVELEGRRYCVVSHENITDEKLAALMTEAHRERAATLTRVLLHDMRNAVGIADGWLTELFPDPAERERLEPVLRALARIQETVDDSRDLLELSGQPPAYEKVAVDDLARAAWDGIEHEDASLALVDEFPVLCYREEAELLLSSLFRNAVGAGAAEVSVRLGDREFYVDDDRPAPLPEPPGEAFEEPSIGPDGRMLFEMSLVSPLAVVHGWTTSLSHSPAGGWRFTVRTEQLHV
- a CDS encoding RAD55 family ATPase; translated protein: MTDERRSTAGEGERGGRASSAPPADGGDTEPESGHPHAGERCAFCEQPIPTEGVEVTADGETYRCCSEACADALAGADYDTTVGGGHRRVRPGVAALDSSLPQGFPRNAFVLLAGEAGVRDRAVHAELVWRALQRGEPAVVVSFQEPPASVVQQFLTLDWNVLPYLESGQLHIVDCFTYRLSDRDRMFDRMDEWNAHLYDVATDATTTIRDPSDLGEVRNKLDNALEARDMVDEGLVLIDSLTELGTLVQPVQAYDFVKDLRADVSKGRFVSIFAGATIAGGGEEFPHDLGYVVDGIVEMRLNEEIIPDTLIKQARIRKLNGVLVIPEWHAYEYTSGLGMVTFDPEEEQEKTRRRRAAAARENGESGAADTREEGEHRQGETPAPVGPEAGPDERKPGAEARDD